Genomic DNA from Streptomyces sp. NBC_01571:
CCCTCTCCCCGCCGCGCCCCGCCACCCACCCGCACGACCGCAATCTCACCGGCCGCGGACGGGCGTACCGGGCACGGCCCGTCCGCCAGGCCCCGCGCACACCGCCGGACGCCCTGAAGCCGCGTTTCTCGCACGCCGCCGCGCTGCCGCCCCGCCTCGTGCTGCGGGCTCCGCGGCCCAGTTCCACCCCGTTCACCGAGCCCGCCCACGAGCCGGTCACGGCTCCTGTCACCGCCGCTGCGAGGCCGGCGGGCAGTGACTGGCTCAGCAGCTCCTTCAGCACAGCGCGGCGGCGATCTTCTTGAACGTCAGCAGGGGCTTGCCGCTGCGGGTGCTGGTGGAGCGGGCGGCCAGCAGCAGGACGGCCTCCGGGGTTCCTAGCTGCTTCGGTTTTCGTCATCGGGCTTCATTGTTTCTCAACTCCCCTCCCTTGCCGCTGCGTTGTCGGTGATGGCTGCCGAATCGCGTGTTGGCTGCTCAGTGGGTCATGCGGAAGGGAGTCCACGGGGCCTCGGCGCCTTCGCGAAGGCCGTGCAGGCGGAGGCGGACCTGTTCTGCGAGACCGGGGCTACTGTCGAGGACCGGCAGGACAGCAGTGAGGACCTTGAGTTCCCTCAGCCGGCGGAGAACGGGCCAGCCAGACCAGGTCCGTATGTCGGCACCGTAGAGCTGGCACAGGAGGTCGTAGTCGGCTATGGGGCGTCGGTACCGGATGCAGGCCACCAGCTCCGGGATGAGATCCCACTCGGCGGGGCCGCGGCACAAGGAGTCCAGGTCGCACAACACGGGGTCGCCATGGGGGCCGCGGAGCAGGTTTCCGATGTAGGCGTCTCCGTGGATGACACCACCCCGGTGTGGGAGTGGGTAGGTGAGATCCCGGAGCTGCTCGTCGAGTTCGTGGACGCTGTCGCCGAGCCACGCCTGGTCCCCGGGAGGGAGGATCGACGAGTCGGCCAGGCGTTCGCGCATCTCCCGGATGGGCTCCCACTGGGGAAGGCCGAACTCCGGCGTGGGCAGGGCGTGCAACTGGAGCAGTGGGCCAGCGAGTTCGTAGGCACGCGGCGTCGGGCGGCCGTCTTGCGGCAGGTAGAGCCAGAACGTGGCGATGTGGTCGGTTTCGTTGATGAGTAGCGGCTGAGGGATCTCGGGCAGCAGACGGACGGCGGGGAAGTCGACGGCTTCGAGCCAGCGCGCGACCTGAACGAGACGTTCGGTGTCCGCCAGGAGAGTGGCAGACGGGGCGATACGGACGATGACCGGATCGCCGGGGATCTTGAAGAGCGCGTTCATCGTGACATGGATCAACTCCGGTTTATCTGTCTGCGGCAATCCGGCGTGCTGGCACGCGAGTTGGACCGTGCGGTTGAGTCGGTGTTGGGCGAAGGGGCCACGGGACTTCGCCAAGGGAGCCACCCGCCCATTTCACCGGCCGGTCGCGCGGGGCAGCAAGATGCTCTCTCTGTAAGCGGTCACCTCATCGATGGCCGCCCGTCCGATGGGGGCGTCGCCAAACCGCCCGCGCAGAAGGTGAAGGACCCGAGCGCAGCGGACGTTGACGCTTGCGACGCGCAGGTGAGGTGGCAGCCCATCATTGCCGCTGGCACTGACAGCGCCTATTTCCGGTCGGGATCTATCCCGGTGGCCGGTTTGTGGTGCATGGTGTGCGGACGGCCCCTCACCCCCAGGTGGAGGCCCCTCGGGCCCTGCCGCTTCCCCCCGTGGCGGCGGGGCCCGCCGCGCCTCCCGGCTCCCCACGGGAGGCCTCGCGGCTGCCCGCGCCCGCCGGCTTCTCGCGGGTACGGGGCCACGGCGTCACAGGTCGCCGGTATCCAGCCCGAGGTCGGTCATGGGCTGGGTGGTGGTGACGACGTCGACAGGGTGGGTGCGGGAGTAGGCAGTGAGCGCCAGGGACAGCTTCGGTTCACTCGCGGAACGCGCGCGAACGACGACGCGATCCCGACGGGGCCCGGGTCAGGACGATGGCCGGCGACCGAGGCAGGAGCCCGGGCACCGTGTCGGCCGCGAAGAACAGGTTCGTCTCCTTCACCAGGTGCCGGTCGGGTCCGTGCAGGTCGCACAGCGCACACACCAGCTGGTGCCAGCCCAGCCCGCTCAGCCCGGCCTCGTGCAGGCTCGGCGGGAACTGCTGCCGGAAGGGCTCGCATGGTTCGTCCCCTCATTCATCCGTGCTTGCCGAGAGTGGGCAGTCCACCCGAGATCGTTCGGACGCTGCGTCCGCGCCGGGAGGATCGTTTGGCCAGCAGCAGTTGGCGGGCCATCGTGCTCCACTGTGCGGCGTCGTCTTGGTTCCCCGCGGCTCTCTGCTCGCGGCCGGCCGCGAGCATGGCGGCTCGGGTCTTCCCGTACAGCGGCTCCGCGATCGAGGACACGGCTCCGCTGATTCGGACCGCACCTTCCCAACCCCGCTGGCAGAGCACCAGACGGTGGTCCGCGCCGTCCTCCGCCAGGCGCACGGCGTACAGGCCAGCACGGCTGTTGCCGAGCGAGATCTTCCCGAGCTGTATCAGGAGTTCCGGAGAGCACGGCAGCAGGACTTGATCCGTTGTGGTGCCGCGTGCGGGCGCTACAGCTAGCGACACGAGGTCGAGACGCTCGCCTTCCCATCGAACCCACATGCCGAGCGTGGGCCAGGCGATGGCAGGGTCGAGCGCGGGGTGTTGCGCCCTCGCGTCCATGCGAGGGTCTCCCGGTCCTTGAGCTCTGTCTCGCGACTGATCGGTCATGACGCGTTCGGTCGCTGGCCGAGCCAGAAGGCGGCGACGGAGGGCTGGTCGATACCGGCGGTCGAGCCGTCGTGAGCAAGGAACTCGGTCGGAGCGATGTAGCCGTCGCCCGGATCGAGGCGGATGCGCAGGCAGCGCAGCGGGTGTCCTGCGGTGACGTACCGGCGGATGTCCTCGGTGTGGGGGTGGTGCCGGTCCGGGTCGGCGTGGAGCGTGCGGCAGATCTGCTGAATGTCGTGGTCGCCGATGAGCAGGTAGCGCGGGCCAGGGCCGAGATTGAGGCAGAGCCGTCGGCGACCCTGGTGGCGTCGGGCGTACGGCAGTCGGTCGAAGTTGTCGACGTGCAGTCCGATCCGGCGACCGGTGGTGGAGTCCTCTGTGGTGGTGGTCCAGTGGCCGGGGCTGGCGGCGCAGCCCAGGAGGGTGGTGGGCCAGTGGCCGTTGAGGGGGTCGAGGCGGGCGGCGGTTTCGAGGCGGCCGGCCAAGTCGTCGGAATCGAGGTCCGGCAGCGGTCGGTGTACGAGTTCGATCCGGATGCTGTCCGGCACCGAGTCATCGGCACGATGCTGCTCGGCGTCGGCCGCGGTGATCGATTTCCAGTTCTCGTCGGGGACGATAGCGCCGTCGTCGTAATCGGACTCGCTGGTGGTCTGCCGGACCGGTGCGGTGTCGCACCGGCCGCGTAGGTCGTCGAAGGAGTGGAATGCGAGCTGTGGGCCCATGGCCGTGCCTCCCCAGGGGCAGGTGCGGGGCTACTTGTCGTCGAGGTCTTCACCGAAGGTGACGTCCAGCTCGGCGGCGAGGGCCTCGGCGAGCTGGAGTGTCTGGGCGTGGTCGATGACGATCTGCTTGAGCGAGGCCAGGCCGCGGAGCTGGGAGAGGTCGTTACCCCGGAGGTCCAGGCCGCGGTTCTTCCCGCCGTCGAACTCGGTCAGCCGTAGATCGCAGTCATCGATCAGGGCGGCGCCGAGGTCAGCGGCGGCGAAGGTGGTCTCGCGTAGAGAGCACTTGGCGAAGATCACCGGGCCGGTGGCCCGGACGCGGGTGAGGGTGCTGTAGTCGAACTTGCAGTTCTCGAACAGGACGTTGTCGAGCGTCACGTCTTCGAGTGCGGCGCCCATGAGCTTGGAGTCGCGGAAGACGGTTCGGGAGATCTTGCTGTCGGTCCACTGCAGGGAGGACAGGTCGCATCCGGTGAACTCCACGGAGTCGACGCGGAGCTTCTCCAGGCGGGTGCGCTGGGCCTTGAGGCCGGTGATCCGCCCGTCCATCAGGTGGGTGTCGGCCAGGTCGAGGTCCCGCAGGTCGGCGTCGGCGTAGTGGAACTCCGCCACCCGGCCACGGCCGCCCTCCAGCGAGGTGACGTTGGAGAGGTAGAGGCCCGGCTCGTTCAGGGCAGGGAGCGTGACGCTCGTACGGCGGATCGTGCGGGTGTCCATCAACAGCCTTTCAGCGCGGTGGCTCGGTCGCCGGTGCTGCTGGCACGCCCCAGGCGTGCCAGCAGCGGCGCGGCCTACTTCTTCTTGTTCCAGTTGTCCCAGGTCGGGCGGTTGTCGAAGGGGGCCGGGTTCTTCGCCCAGTTGTCCCACGTGGGCCGGTTGTCCCACGCTGCTTCAACGATCACCGGGGGCGGGACGTCGTGCGTGGCTATCAACTCCATCACGACGGGGGTGTCGGATGTGGTGAGTCGGTCCAGGATCTTCATGCAACAGCCTCCTTGGTTGCGAGCGTGGACAGGGCCGTGACCAGGGCCTGCCGGGAGACCTGGCAGTAGTTGGTCTCGGTGGTCGTGAGGTCACCGTTCTCGAAGTAGCGGTTGGCGGCCTGGGCGCCGCGGCAGAAGTCGAAGAACTCGCATTCGGCCTGGCAGCGGTCCAGGCCGGTGAGAAAGTCGCGTACGTAGCGCAGCCGGTGGGCATCACGGAGGATCTCGGGCAGGGGGCGGTCGAGGATGTTGCCGGCCACGAAGTCGCCGTACTCGGGCGCCGCCGTGTCCGCGAGTTCCGGGGAGAGCAGGACCATGTCGCCCTTCCAGGAAATGGTGGGGATCGGGTCGAGGCGGCGCCCGTCCCACTCAGCTCTCCGGCCGGAACGGATCAGCTGGAGGTACTCGGCGAGGCGTTCGACTTCCCGGAGCGCCGGGGCGCCAGGATGCCGGCGGGTCCAGGTGAGGATGCGGCGCCAGAACTCCTCGGCCTGGCCAGCGGTGGGCGGCTGGCGGTCGGCGTTGACCCCTTCGATCTCCTCGATGTTGAATCCCACCGAATGGCCGCCCAGAGAGGTCAGGAACTCCAGCAGCTCCTCCGGCATCGCGATGCCCAGGGTGCCGACCACCGAGATGACGGAGAACGGGATGCTGTGCTCGCGCAGCTGCGCGATTCCGCGCAGGATCCGGTCGAAGGCGGGCTTGCCTCGCAGGTCGACGCGCTCGGCGTTCAAGGCGGCCGGGCCGTCGATGCTCACCCCGACGCGGACGTCGTACGCGGCCAGCAGGTCGCACCACGTCTCGGTGATCAGTGTTGCGTTGGTCTGCACATAGTGGTGGACTCGGCCCGCCTGCCGCAGGGCCTCGAACGGCGCGAGCAGGGCTGCGAACTTCTGCTGGCCCACGGCGAGCGGCTCCCCGCCGTGCCAGACGATGCCAATCGGATGGCCGCTGTCGTCGAACTGGGCCACCGCCTGCGCCAGGGCCTCGGCCACCTCCAGGGGCATCTGGTGCTTGAGCTTGCGAAACGGCAGGTAGCAGTACCGGCAGTCCAGATTGCACCAGGTCGTGGGCTGCACCACCACGGTCTGCGGGGCCGCAAACCGCTGCTGGTACCGGGCACGCCACGGGGACGGGCGAGAGCGCATCGGGGTCCTCTCCTCGACGGACAGGGGCATCGCCGACCGCGAGCGGGAGCCGCGGGCCGGGGATACGACCACAATCCGTCCCGCAGTGACGTGTACGCGATGACATCGCGCTGTCATTGCCGATGACATGTCATCGGCGCGGCGCTGACACCGCGCTGAAGTCGCTTCACCTGCACGGGAGTTCGAGTGGTTGCCTGTGGGCTATCGTGGCGGGGTGCCTCGCTCGATTCTGATCCACGACGGCCAGACCGCCCGCGACATCGGTCTGGTGTACTGCTGCTCGGGCTACCTCGTCGAGCGTGGCAAAGTGCTGCTCGTGCACCACAACCGCTTCGACAAATGGGTTCCGCCGGGCGGTCATATCGAGCCCGGGGAGTCCTTCGCGGGCACGGCGGTGCGCGAGTTCAAGGAGGAGACGGGGCTGCTGGTGGAGGCAATCTCCAGCCAGCCGGCCATCCACCCGGCCGACCACAACGCCACACCTGAACCCGTGCCCTTCTACGTGGACATCGAGCGCGAAGGCTTCCCGACGCCGGCGCTGGTCCAGTTCTTCTACGTCCAGCGGCAGCCCGGCACCCGCCAGCAGGCCGTGGAGGCGCAGCTCGAAGAGGTGCACGGGGCCGCCTGGTTCGGCCTGGAGGACCTCGACACCCTCAAGACCTTCGACCAGGTCCGTTCCCTGGCGCGGTTCGCCCTGCTGAACTACCCGGCGGCCGGGGAGCGCGCCACGTCGTAGGCGGCGGCCTACCGCCCTGCGAGGCGGTACCCGCTGGACCCGTCCACCGTGCTGGCCAGCAGCAGCCGGGCCGGGGCGCCGCCGAAGGCCGCAGAGACGGCCTGGTTGAGGCGCTGAACGTACTTGGGCACCGAGGACGGGGCGACGTAGAGCTTCGCCGCGAT
This window encodes:
- the amcB gene encoding cyclophane-forming radical SAM peptide maturase AmcB: MRSRPSPWRARYQQRFAAPQTVVVQPTTWCNLDCRYCYLPFRKLKHQMPLEVAEALAQAVAQFDDSGHPIGIVWHGGEPLAVGQQKFAALLAPFEALRQAGRVHHYVQTNATLITETWCDLLAAYDVRVGVSIDGPAALNAERVDLRGKPAFDRILRGIAQLREHSIPFSVISVVGTLGIAMPEELLEFLTSLGGHSVGFNIEEIEGVNADRQPPTAGQAEEFWRRILTWTRRHPGAPALREVERLAEYLQLIRSGRRAEWDGRRLDPIPTISWKGDMVLLSPELADTAAPEYGDFVAGNILDRPLPEILRDAHRLRYVRDFLTGLDRCQAECEFFDFCRGAQAANRYFENGDLTTTETNYCQVSRQALVTALSTLATKEAVA
- the amcA gene encoding multiple cyclophane-containing RiPP AmcA, whose product is MKILDRLTTSDTPVVMELIATHDVPPPVIVEAAWDNRPTWDNWAKNPAPFDNRPTWDNWNKKK
- a CDS encoding pentapeptide repeat-containing protein, with amino-acid sequence MDTRTIRRTSVTLPALNEPGLYLSNVTSLEGGRGRVAEFHYADADLRDLDLADTHLMDGRITGLKAQRTRLEKLRVDSVEFTGCDLSSLQWTDSKISRTVFRDSKLMGAALEDVTLDNVLFENCKFDYSTLTRVRATGPVIFAKCSLRETTFAAADLGAALIDDCDLRLTEFDGGKNRGLDLRGNDLSQLRGLASLKQIVIDHAQTLQLAEALAAELDVTFGEDLDDK
- a CDS encoding NUDIX hydrolase, producing the protein MPRSILIHDGQTARDIGLVYCCSGYLVERGKVLLVHHNRFDKWVPPGGHIEPGESFAGTAVREFKEETGLLVEAISSQPAIHPADHNATPEPVPFYVDIEREGFPTPALVQFFYVQRQPGTRQQAVEAQLEEVHGAAWFGLEDLDTLKTFDQVRSLARFALLNYPAAGERATS
- a CDS encoding phosphotransferase family protein encodes the protein MNALFKIPGDPVIVRIAPSATLLADTERLVQVARWLEAVDFPAVRLLPEIPQPLLINETDHIATFWLYLPQDGRPTPRAYELAGPLLQLHALPTPEFGLPQWEPIREMRERLADSSILPPGDQAWLGDSVHELDEQLRDLTYPLPHRGGVIHGDAYIGNLLRGPHGDPVLCDLDSLCRGPAEWDLIPELVACIRYRRPIADYDLLCQLYGADIRTWSGWPVLRRLRELKVLTAVLPVLDSSPGLAEQVRLRLHGLREGAEAPWTPFRMTH